The Colletotrichum destructivum chromosome 8, complete sequence genome includes the window AATCGACCTCACGAGCAgttcgccgaggaggtcgaacAGGACCGGCAGGGTAAACGTCGATACCCCACCCGTACCAGGTTCAGTTGTACATGCAGCGCCAATTTGGCAATGTTCGTTCTGTGGAACCATCATGCAACGACAGTGGTGGACGTGTTCAACCTGTGGGGTGATGAAGGACGATTCAGCCTGATGAAAGAGCGGGGATGTCGGAGGAAGCGAGGTCTGAGGAGAAGGGGTCCTCCTCCTGTTCCTCTGGATCCTTCAGGGTCCAAATGACGAAATCGCCGATAGATACCCTTGCGATTCGAACGAGGTCGAAGAGCCTGTAGTACATATGCTGCATACCTGTTGTCTTTCTGTTGGCCAGTGTAAGAGACACAGGACTGTGTGGCACCCTCGGGCCGAAATGACATAAGAATCGGGGCGACTTGAGAGACGCTGCTCTTGTAACCTGGTGCTATGCTGACAAGGACGCCTCAATGGAAGAACACGAGTCATCATGTAGATGGTATGAGTGGCGGCAAGCACCAAGCATATCTCAAACATAGCGGCGCGCCATCGCACGGAAGTCTCTACAAAGTGATGCTGGTTTTCCTCcgacggccagccagccacccTGGGTTGTGTGTTTGAGAGGCTGCAGTTCTCACAGCGCTCACAGCACACACCCACGGGCATGGATTATTATTATGTCATCATGACGACAACATCCAACAGCCGCACTCGGGTCGTGCCCCAACGATGGGGATTGGCCTTCGTCCGGTAGCGACAGGGTCAGATGATCTGCATCACACACCGTGGCGGCCCTTCTGGTGAGTGGTGGGCTGGTGGCACAGAAGGCGCACCGATAtggagaaaagaaaaccacTGGGGGCCCCCCATGTCGAGTCGGTGGCTTTTCCCCAGTCTAGACGCTTCGAATGTCTGTGGACTAGGCCCGTTAAGGTGGTAGATCTACGATCGATGGGGTGCCCGTGAGTCTAGACGCAGGGCAGACTTTATCACCAAACCACGCCAGTCGGAGATGGGTCAGAGCcattttttttctttcgcTTTTTCAGTTGTCTTTCTTTGCTGCGTCTATCCGAATCCAGCGTAGTGAGGGCAAACCCTGTCCAAGTATATCTGGACCTCTTGAGtgaatgggggggggggtaatgCCGAAAAAGTGCTCACCCGAAGGAAGATCTGTGTTGCGGCATATGCTGAGGGGTCAAGCAGAAATGGCCACCGCCGCGAACATGCAATTAAGCGGCGTGCCTAGTAGTGTGCCATTGTTCGTTGAACATTGGTAACTGGACGAGGACATGCGATGGTGACCAACCCGACGGGATCGGCCGCATACGTGACGGTTGTAGATGGAAGGCGAAGTTGCCTCTGACGGACTCTTGACGATCTTTTGCAACCTCATGGACCCCTCATGGGCTCACATCGTCGCAGCAGATGCGCACGATGATGAGACCAGCCCGGGCATCGCCAGTCTCTGAATAGCGAGAACAGCTCGCGACAAGGGGTGGTGGGTGCCAAGGCCTGCCTACAGGCCCGCTACCAAGCTCTGCCCTCCCCAGAGTCTACAGATATGGACGCCGTAACGTCCCCTTGCCAGAGACGGATTTCTACCCACGTCGTCGGTCAAAAGGTATCGACGAAAGGACGGCGCAAGTCGACTCTTATTTGTCTTGTAATGGGCGGGTGTCCACCCAGTATCTCCGCCTTTCGTCAGCAACAGAAATGTCCAAGGTGGTTTGCTCGGTTCTGTATCTTCTATGGGGCGACAAGGAAAACGAGCCGAAACATGCTGAACGATGACAACAAAGAACTGAGACAACTCACAGAAACAATCAACTGACAAACCGAGTTTGGAATTTCCCCCCTTGATGGTTGGGGATGCCGATGGGACAGAACCTGACATTGACGGACCCGGCCAGCCACGCGGATCGCAGCAAGACAAAGAAAGGATCGGCAAGCTGTGTCGCTCAGGGAATGACAAATGCCCCGAGTGCTGGCACAGGAAGAGAGACTCGTGGTGTTGTACCGCGTAGGTATTTTTTCCCCTTAGGCCGGGGTAGGGGGGTTCTTTTGTCTGCGCTCTGCAGCAATTGAGAGGCAGGGTCCGGTCATCTTTCCTCGAGTTGGAAAGGATGCCCAATTCCCACACCTCTTTTTTTCGAGAGTCCCATGGGAGAAGCTCACGTTGGCCGTCCTCGAAGttcgcctcgtcgaccgggtccccttcttccgtcaTGGCTGATGACTTTAGCAGACCAACTTGCCATTGTTACACGGCAGCAAGGCAAGAAAGTAGAGTAAGCCTAGCTCACCCGCACAGAAGTCTTGTCGTGTGTCTGAGGTTGGGCATCATCGCAGGTAAACTACAAAGAAGGGATTCCAACGTCCATTACAGTCGATCTTGGAACAATGAGAGCGGGAGAGGGAGTTCTTAAACGAGGTGACGGCTGCATACGAGGGACACGGGTTCCGATGGGCTTCCCATCCCGCCCCTTTGGGTTCGTTCAGTTTTACGGCTGGCTAATTCCCCttgcttctccttcttgtcgcATACTTGCACATGCTCTTGTGGGTATTTGTGGACGTGTGTGTGCCAACGACACCCGTCGGAGCGGATCCCATGCGCCCAGAAGGGGTAAGCTGCAAAGATTGGCCAGTGAGATGCCAGCGAGTCGGTTTGGCGCATAGAGGTGAGCTGTTTGACTGCCAGTCTGTTGCACAGTAGAACTGCGGCAGACTGCAGCATCTCGGGGCACTCTGAAAGCGTAACGGGGGATGTCGGCGATCAGGTACTTACTTGGCTTcagaggaaagaaagggcgAGCCAGAACCCGGTTCCCGAGGAGCTTGGGGCTGTTTTGCAAGGCGAAAAGGAGGGTCCCCGACTTGGTAAGGGACGGTTGACACCCGGAAGTAAGCCGGCGCTGGCGGTGCCTGGTGTCCTGAGCTGTGGCCAAGTCCAAGGAACTCCCTCGCGGAAAAAGAGGCTGGAAGCTTCAAAAAGTTGGCATGCATCCCGggcggtcgacggcggaTGAGGGAGACGCGGAATGGCATGACGAACGTGGTGGGCAGAAAACAGCCTTGCTGAAGTGCCTCTGCGACGGGGAGACTCCCTGACGGGGCGTGGTCGAGGTACCCAGCTCAGAAACTGGCGCGTGAGCAACAGCGATCACAGCGGACAGGTCGATTACGGTCCACCGGGGCCCAGTGGATAGAGCGTCATGGGGGAGTTGTCCATCAGGTACACCACAGGGCGCACAACCCCACTGGGAGAGCAGACcgctcgaggaggtccaCTGCACTTGGCCGCTGTTGAGAGGGGAAAAGATGAGGAAGAGCCAAGGAGAAGTACGGAAGTGGTGGTGGCTCTACGGATACTTCGGTACGTATCTTTACCTGTATGCTTTTCCCCAAAAGCCGATGCTCTCCTGTACCCAAGTTGTGCATTCGTCATGCACTTTCCCATGGGCGGGACTGTGCTGAATCCCTCGGATACAAGGATACCCTTTAGAGACGCGGACGTACCTGCTCTTGTGCCTTGCATGGTATGCAAGAAAGGGGGACAAGAAGAGCAAAACATACAGGTACATCACCCGCAGGGGGCAAAATAGGTACGGAGTACAGACTGACTGTACAGTACGCACTAGGTAGTACAGGTAAGTTATGTATCCATACGTCTTTGGCCACTGAAGATCAATACCCTCTGGATTCCTGGAATGACATCTCCTACCCCGGTCCCTCTCAAGTTTCCATACAGACCGTCCAATGTGCCAGTCAAAGCGCCCATTGTTTTCCACCCTCACCCACCGCCAAATCCCTATCCCGGTACCATATCCTATCTAGATACCTAATGGGTAGACATCCCCACGTGTAGCGTGCTTATCCCAGTTGGTTCAATTCCCCTTTGCACTCAGCCCCATGCAAGCTATTCTTCTCGCCCCAGCTGTAGGTAGGGCTCCTGTCCCGATGCTTGATCACTGTCGACCGGGGGGGAGCACCTTCACTTAAACAAAGTTTGGACTATGACGGCCCCCGTctctcgtccttctcgcTCGTCGTCTGTCCATCTGCCTGTCTGCTAAATGCTAATGCTAATGCTAATGCCAGTGCCAATGCCAACAGATACCGCTTTCTCTGTGTTTCGATTCCTATTTTCCCCATCaatccatcctcctcctttgaccgcctccttctccacTCTGTCCGATCTCGAACAGACTTACTCTTGGTCCATCACCTCTCTTTTCTGAATCTGACAACTTCGTAAGCCTGTCCTACCTTTTGTTCTGctcctctctttccctctcctctacTCTCCTGACGACATAACAATTTCATCTTCTATCCCATTGTCTATCCCAGCGCCGTTTCGGCATTCTTGATCTGTCTCCACTTCCTGaagccaaggccaagggcgcccAAGACCGCTGCAGACGGACTTGCTGCGCGCTGGTGTCTGAAGCTGACGATCtttgtcgacctcgtcccTGCTGCGCCATTGCCCCTAGGCTGCTTTCCTGCAGCTACAGCGTGCTTCTGTTTCCTGCTCTTTCTTCTGTTCTTGTTTCCACCTTTCATCATCTCCTTCTACCCACTAGCGTTCttccgctcctcctcctcctcctcctcgttctcTTTCCTCCCTACCTCGTTCTTGCGCTACGCTACAATCCCAGACCTCGCTCGCCACACCACTTCCGGATAACACCCAACCCCGTCGTCATCCGGCCTTTTCAGTTACTCGCTTTGGATACATACGCGTCTAACCGATCGAGACGATAGACGGACGTAGACACACACAtagcacacacacaccttcTTAGTAAGCCCATACCACTACCACTACTGAATTCCTGTCGCACACACGCTCGCACCTTTACCCCCCATCCGACCCCTCCTTCGGCTGTCTTGTCAGTTGTTCCTGTCCTCGACGCTGCTGTTTGCAGCTGAATCCAGGCTTGTTCGAGAATCCCCTCCGCGGCGCCTAGGTCTCATCCATCACTCCTTTGCCTTGTCCGCTGCTGAAAGGCTCATAGCAGCTGTTTGCGCCCTTGTCCAACCAATCCAACCCCGGCGCAACCCCCGAGCcaccgttgtcgtcgttgtcatcgctatttcttttcttttccagaCCAATTTGGGAGAGGCTTGTGAACTAACGGATTTGAAGCTGCGCACGTCTacatccccatccccatcgctcccccctcccccgggaTCCGTGCCTAGACCGCACACAATTAGAGCACATTCTCAAACtaccgaccgaccgaccatCCATCTGGAGACCGGCCTAGAATCCGGCAGTCCAGAACATACGCCCAAGCCCACCCGCCATACGAACAAATCCtacccacacacacaaggCGCCGCGCCATGCTCTActccgccttcttcttctcctccacgATACTCTAGCAACCCGACccgctcctcgtcctccctcACCCGTCCCGTCCGACTTGTTCGCCTCGTCGGGATTCTGACCTGGTTGCAAAGTAATCTATCACGTCGAATCTTCCACCTTGTTAACCCTTCTCATACCGGCGAGCTCTACCACTGACGGGGTTCACTTGCGAGCCGCAACTTCCCATGCGCAAGCGAACGCCAGCATGCCACCCCCCGAACATGTCatcaccagcaccagcaaccGTGGTCCCGGCAACGGCCCCATAGTCACCCCTCTCCAGACGGCGATCCCGGCCGAGGATCCTGCCAAACCCGCCTCGCGCCCTTCTTCTGGAGACAGCGGCTTCAATTTTGACACATCATCGCGATCCGATGTCGGTTCGCTACGTAGCGATGGCGCACCGAGCATAACCAGTAGCGGGCGCTTCTTCCGCGAGAACTTCAACCTCGCAGCTGCCGACGGCAAACGCTCACATTCCGCAAGCCCTTTCCGCATATCCATGCCTTACATCACCCCGGGCCAGCTCGCCTTTTCAGCTATGCAGTATCTGCCCGTCCCATTACTGGTCCTGAACAACCTAAAGACAGTCGTGCTCGCAAACGAAGCCATGGGAAGGCTGCTTGGCATGACGGACGACACGCGCGACGACAACTCATTTGTTGCCGACAAATTAAGAGGTCAATCATTGTCCCAAGTGGGTATCGACATGATCCAGGAAGGACGCCCCGTGTGGGTCGGCTGGGAAGCCTTTTTGGATTCACTCGTACTCGAAATGGGTGCGAGACAAACCtccaaggacgccgccgataTGTTCGTCCAGGGTCAAGGCGGAGAAGCGACACCAACACCCAACTCCCTGGCGCCTCCGCCCTTACCAGATCACCAGCCGGGCTCGCCGGCCGTCAAAGACGCCGTAGTGGATGTCGTCATTTCTCGTAAAGAACTCGGCAAGCCTGGGTACGATTCTCGAAACCGGGCCGGGGCCTCGGAGCACCAGGTTTACGCCAAGATGATTGTGACCATCTGGGAGATTGAGGATCATCAGGTCTACTTCACCTTGACTTTCACTAGCTCTCAATCACCGTCCTCGTCACTCGTGTCGAGTCGCAAAGCTGTAGCGAAACCTGGCATTCTGGAGCAGGCCGACCGCAAAACAATATCAAACTCGAACCCGCCCTCCGTCAGCTCCAGCCACGACTCTAGTTCGCCCTCGTTCCGCGTGAGCCCTAGTGCAGTTTCCCTGTCATCGAGTCCCTTCCCTCCCATGGGACCTCCTTCGACAGTAGCACACACAAGTACGCCTTCCATACTGCAGAAAATGATCCTGATGAAGGACGCCTTGCTCGACAACACGACAATGCCTATTCTCGCCATGTGGAAGGACGGTAGTGTGACGTTTCCCAACCGAGCCGCCCGTATCCTCCTGCGGCAGGAAAGCGATTTGGGAAAGTCTTCGGACGGATTCGACCTGCTCCCTGGATGGACCATATACGACGCGGAGTTCACCAGGGAGCTGGATGTCACCGAATATCCAATATCCATCCTACTGCGAACCGAGATACCCTTCAGCAACATGCGTGTAGGCATGATTGACCACGGGGGCAAGAGGAAGGTTTTCGATGCCCTAGGAGAGGCCATCCGAGATGATACAACAGGCGAGTTCTTGGCCGGAGTCGTTACCTTCCGAGATGTCACCAAAATGACGGAAGAGATTACCGAGATCAAGGAGCGGGACGAGGAGCGCTTCAAGCTGATTTGTGACACGATGCCGCAACTGGTCTGGACAACAAGGCCAGACGGTTTCCACGACTTTTTCAATACCCGGTGGTACACGTACACAGGCCTGACTCCCGAAGAATCGCTAGGCCTCGGGTGGAAACACCCCTTTCACCCCGACGATATGCCCGAAACCATCAAAAGATGGAAGCACTCACTAGCGACCGGTGACCCCTACTCAACCGAGTATCGGTGCCGCAGTAGGACTGGCGAATGGCGGTGGATGCTGGGAAGAGCACTTCCGCTGAAGAACAAAGAGACTGGCGAAATCGAAAAGTGGTTTGGAACCTGCACTGATGTGAATGAAGGCACCGAAGCGAAGCTTGCGGCTAGGAGCACCCGACAACAGCTGCTGAGTGTTCTTGCGCATTCGCAAGTCACAATCTTCACTGTCGACACCAATCTGAAGCTCACAATGCTGGAGGGTGCCTTGATTTGGGACAGCAACGGAGAAGACAGTACGTCCCCTCACTCGAGCTGGTTCGTTGGTCAAGACATGTACGAAGTCTTCAACCGTCTCAACCCTCAGTTAAAGGCTGGGGAGCGCCCAAAGTTCTTGCGACCCATCGAAGATATCCTGGCAGGCGGAAAGACCGAAGAGGTAGCAGAGCACGGCATGGATGGCCGGTGGTATCGCACAAGATTCCTGCCCATTTTCGGTAAAAAGTCCAAGGAAGGCATCACAACCAATGAGACTTGCATCGAGGGAGTCATTGGTGTAATCATGGACGTTAGTGAGctgaaggagaaggttgAAGACCTGGAAGAGGAGTCccgcgagaagaagcaagcGATGGCCAACGAGGCAGCCGCAAAAGAGGCGAACAGACTGAAGAGTCAGTTCCTTGCTAACGTGAGTTGATGTCCTGAAACTGCCAATGACACTACGCTGACAGCTACGCAGATGTCTCACGAGATCCGGACGCCAATCACTGGTGTAATTGGTATGGCCGAGCTGCTGCGGGATATGGAGCTGGACGCCGAGCAAACTGAGTACGTCGAGAACATTCAGCGGTCGGCCAATGCCCTTTTGACCGTCATAAACGACATTCTCGACTTCTCAAAGGTTGAGTCGGGGCGCCTCGATATTGAAGAAGTTCAGTTCTCACTGTCGGTCATCGTCACGGACGTGAAAAAGATGCTGAGCTTTGCTGCCGAGCGGAAGAATCTCGACTTCCGTTCAGATATCTCGGGTGAGGTCGAGAACGATCTGGTCGTTATTGGGGACCCCGGCCGCGTACGCCAGATCATTACGAACCTCTTGACCAACAGCATCAAGTTTACCAACCAGGGCTATGTTAAATTTTCGGTtcagaaggagaaggaaacCTCTGAAAGCATTGTCGTCAagttcgtcgtcgaggacagcGGCATTGGCATTGAAGAGGAGGTCCGGAAGAAACTTTTCCAACCATTCAGTCAGGGAGACGCGTCTACAGCAAGGAAGTTTGGCGGTACTGGCTTGGGCTTGACGATTTGCAAGAACCTTCTGGAGCTCATGCACGGCGAGATGACGTTGGAGTCGACACTCGGCAGCGGAACCGTCGCGACATTCTGGGTCCCATTCAACAAACCTCAACAGCAACGCGGTGGACCATTGGTGGAAATTGGTTCCATCCCTGATAGGCTCCAGTCCGAGATGAGCGTTTCCTGCAATAGCTCCGATTTTGAGCAACTGCTCAACACGCCCCCTGCTTCGGGCGACTCTTCCCAGTTTCTCTCGGACAAGCACCAAGTTCCCTCTCGACGACTGTCCGTCCGGACGCCGCCAGCttcggacgaggagctctTGCCACGATCTGAACGCGCCAAAATCCGAGTGCTGGTTGTCGAGGACAAGTGAGAGAACCCGAAACGCATACCGCATCCTCGCTAACCCCTTTTTAGTGCCATCAACCAGCAAATCGCCACTAAGACGATCATGAAGCTAGGCTTCAGCGTGACAGCAACCTGGAATGGTAAAGAAGCTCTAGAATacatggcggcggcacgaCAAGGCAAGCACGCCAAGCCAGACATCATTCTTATGGATGTCCAGATGCCTGTTATCGACGGCTATAAGTGCACGCACCTACTGCGCCATCACGTCCCGTACAAGGCGTACGTACAGGACATACCCATCGTTGCAATGACAGCCTCGGCAATCCAGGGCGACAAGGAGAAGTGCACCAGAGCAGGCATGGATGACTACCTTGCCAAACCGGTCAAAAGCAAGACGTTGGAAAGGATGTTGGTTCGGTGGAGCTTGGTCAAGAGGCCACAAGCACAAACACTGCAGGGGTCGGATAGCTCCATGTCAGACTGCTCGGACACAGCCGAACATTGCAGCAACGCCGACATTCCTGGCATCGCACACGACCAGCCCAGTTCTACGACGCCCCCGGACTCGACGCAAGCTGCTGCACCCTCGAGTCGGCAGCAAGACCAGAGTCAGGAGGAGCCGGACAGAGAGAGCCGGGGGGATCCGGTaacgcctcggcctcttACTAGGAATAACTCGTACGAGCCATCGCCATTCGATTCCCCAGCCGTGGGGGATGCCATCAAGCCGATACGACGGTCCGAGACGGACGAACTCGCTTTGCAGGCACAGCAAGGCAAGCTCATGGACGCCGCTGGGGGCAAGAAGCTTCCGCGGCGAGGGGAATCGTTCCAGACGGTGGTCGCGGGCGATTCCCTGACGGAGGAAAACGTTGAGAAATTGGAAAAGGAGGAAAGCAACCGAAGATCATAGACATGAGGAGTTGGAGCAGCATTCCTGCCTTTTGATACCTCATCATGGACAGTCAGTAGTAGTAAAGCGAGGCGCACAGGGAACGGGCCTATTTTATCGTCTTTAACGGAGAAACAGCTCTGTACATATGGTTGGCGGAAACAGGGAAACGGGGATCGTTGCGCGGCAGGTCATGTTGCATCTCGGCATTTTGATCGGCGTCTAATATGGGGGGTGTAAAAGCTTCCAATAACCGGACCGGTCCTGGATACCAAGGGAAGGGCTGGTCTTGTTCTGTTTCTTTGCTAGGCAAGTGTTTCTCTCGATGGTAACGGTGTGGGTTCATACACATTCAGAACCGGCATAGACGAGGATTGAAATGGGTCTCGCGGAATTGGACGCTTCCAAACACGTGATGACGGTGCACGCCTCGGGAGGGCTGATTTGCAGTGACGAGATTCTGCCACTTGCCGCTTACGAGTCCAGGAACATTCAATTTCACTTGACAATGTTAATACCCTTCCCGCAGTCGTGGTTTGCGCTGGCTATGAGTGTGAGAGAGGTTGAACCTTAAGTTACACTACATCACGAGTTTCAGACGCCATGCGCGGTCGACAATGCGAAAGCCAGAGAGAGGAGGGCTTGGATTGGTCGCTCTAGACCAACCGGTTTTGAGTCTTCGAGAGCTGAGACGGGAGGAGGCTTGGACTTGTTGGAGCCAGGTCCGGAGAGAGGATGCCTGTCGATGAAGGATGGTCCGGGCTGGGGCGGCCTCAGAGGATTTGAGGGACGGAAGAGTGGTGCCCAGGGGAGTGAAAACTGGAGCCGGCGATGTGGGACTGCTTCGCGGGCCGTATGAGATGCAGGCACAGGAACGCAATTCTCGGGAGCTTAGTgagatgggggaggggataGGGACAAGCAGGCTCCAAAGTAGATTGCCGTCATGTGAGATGATAAGGCTGCAGCTGTGGACGATGGCAGAGAGTAAGGAGCGGGTGCTGTTTCTTGGGATTGAAAGCCTCCCATCCTCCCCCGGCTGGATCAAGCTGGTACGATGGTGGAAGAAATGTCGTAGACCTTCTCGTGCTTTGTAACGAGTTCAAGGGGCGGCATTGCTTGTCgtgatggcggtggtggtggcgacGTTTGACCTGGAAGAGACAAAGACACTGGGTCTTTCGCAGAGGACAGCGACGAACATGGGTGGAAAGGGGAAATAGCGGTCAACAGCAGTGTGCCGCCAGCTCTCTCCCCAAATTGCTGAACTGCCGTTTCTTGACAAGCACAACGCTGAAACCTCCAAACACATCTTCGAGACCGACTGACTGCGAAGTGCATCCATCAAGAGC containing:
- a CDS encoding Putative PAS domain, signal transduction response regulator, receiver domain, CheY-like superfamily, with the translated sequence MPPPEHVITSTSNRGPGNGPIVTPLQTAIPAEDPAKPASRPSSGDSGFNFDTSSRSDVGSLRSDGAPSITSSGRFFRENFNLAAADGKRSHSASPFRISMPYITPGQLAFSAMQYLPVPLLVLNNLKTVVLANEAMGRLLGMTDDTRDDNSFVADKLRGQSLSQVGIDMIQEGRPVWVGWEAFLDSLVLEMGARQTSKDAADMFVQGQGGEATPTPNSLAPPPLPDHQPGSPAVKDAVVDVVISRKELGKPGYDSRNRAGASEHQVYAKMIVTIWEIEDHQVYFTLTFTSSQSPSSSLVSSRKAVAKPGILEQADRKTISNSNPPSVSSSHDSSSPSFRVSPSAVSLSSSPFPPMGPPSTVAHTSTPSILQKMILMKDALLDNTTMPILAMWKDGSVTFPNRAARILLRQESDLGKSSDGFDLLPGWTIYDAEFTRELDVTEYPISILLRTEIPFSNMRVGMIDHGGKRKVFDALGEAIRDDTTGEFLAGVVTFRDVTKMTEEITEIKERDEERFKLICDTMPQLVWTTRPDGFHDFFNTRWYTYTGLTPEESLGLGWKHPFHPDDMPETIKRWKHSLATGDPYSTEYRCRSRTGEWRWMLGRALPLKNKETGEIEKWFGTCTDVNEGTEAKLAARSTRQQLLSVLAHSQVTIFTVDTNLKLTMLEGALIWDSNGEDSTSPHSSWFVGQDMYEVFNRLNPQLKAGERPKFLRPIEDILAGGKTEEVAEHGMDGRWYRTRFLPIFGKKSKEGITTNETCIEGVIGVIMDVSELKEKVEDLEEESREKKQAMANEAAAKEANRLKSQFLANMSHEIRTPITGVIGMAELLRDMELDAEQTEYVENIQRSANALLTVINDILDFSKVESGRLDIEEVQFSLSVIVTDVKKMLSFAAERKNLDFRSDISGEVENDLVVIGDPGRVRQIITNLLTNSIKFTNQGYVKFSVQKEKETSESIVVKFVVEDSGIGIEEEVRKKLFQPFSQGDASTARKFGGTGLGLTICKNLLELMHGEMTLESTLGSGTVATFWVPFNKPQQQRGGPLVEIGSIPDRLQSEMSVSCNSSDFEQLLNTPPASGDSSQFLSDKHQVPSRRLSVRTPPASDEELLPRSERAKIRVLVVEDNAINQQIATKTIMKLGFSVTATWNGKEALEYMAAARQGKHAKPDIILMDVQMPVIDGYKCTHLLRHHVPYKAYVQDIPIVAMTASAIQGDKEKCTRAGMDDYLAKPVKSKTLERMLVRWSLVKRPQAQTLQGSDSSMSDCSDTAEHCSNADIPGIAHDQPSSTTPPDSTQAAAPSSRQQDQSQEEPDRESRGDPVTPRPLTRNNSYEPSPFDSPAVGDAIKPIRRSETDELALQAQQGKLMDAAGGKKLPRRGESFQTVVAGDSLTEENVEKLEKEESNRRS